Proteins from one bacterium genomic window:
- the ftsH gene encoding ATP-dependent zinc metalloprotease FtsH produces the protein MSKNIAFWILVILLPITIFSLISPQKETVRKVNYSQFMKFVTEGKVKSVTITEKKILGEMKADGATANAKDADSSQAFETYLPFEDPSLVEKLDGLGVEVSARPPTVNWMTSLMGWLPWVFIIALWLFMIRQIQSGGGKAFSFGKSKAKLLSGDRPKVTFADVAGCDEAKIELEEVIEFLKAPRKFQKLGGRLPKGALLLGPPGTGKTLLARAVAGEAGVPFFSMSGSDFVEMFVGVGASRVRDLFEQGKSHAPCIIFIDEIDAVGRHRGAGLGGGHDEREQTLNQLLVEMDGFESNEGVILIAATNRPDVLDPALLRPGRFDRQIVVDRPDVRGREGILKVHMKNIPIDEDVDVSVLAKGTPGLSGAELESIVNEAALLAARRNREKVTMKDMEDAKDKVMMGAERKSMVISDEEKRQIAIHESGHTLVQKLTPGADPVHKVTIVARGMALGVTHYLPEKDRHLYSRQWCMNNLVALLGGRCAEQLVLGEMTTGAGNDLERATALSRRMVCNWGMSELLGPLTFGKKEEQIFLGREIAQHQDYSEATARLIDREVRRFIDEAYQRAMELLKVNREILDMMAAALLEREVLGAEEIEALIERRELPPRQPEKKAEAPAAEAPPDTDNQSAADAAAPAPNKRRRRTTRTAGSTVAASETEAKAAEGGEEEESPAEKAE, from the coding sequence ATGTCCAAGAACATCGCTTTCTGGATCCTGGTCATCCTCCTGCCGATCACGATTTTCAGCCTGATTTCTCCGCAGAAAGAGACAGTCCGGAAGGTCAACTACTCGCAGTTCATGAAATTCGTCACCGAGGGCAAGGTCAAGAGCGTCACGATCACCGAAAAGAAAATCCTCGGCGAGATGAAAGCCGACGGCGCCACGGCAAACGCCAAGGACGCTGACTCATCCCAGGCCTTCGAAACCTACCTTCCCTTCGAGGACCCCTCGCTGGTGGAGAAACTGGACGGCCTGGGGGTGGAGGTCTCGGCCCGGCCGCCCACGGTCAACTGGATGACCAGCCTGATGGGCTGGCTGCCCTGGGTCTTCATCATCGCCCTCTGGCTGTTCATGATCCGCCAAATCCAATCGGGCGGGGGCAAGGCGTTCTCGTTCGGCAAGAGTAAGGCCAAGCTGCTGAGCGGCGACCGTCCCAAGGTCACCTTCGCCGATGTGGCCGGCTGCGATGAGGCCAAGATCGAGCTGGAGGAGGTGATAGAATTCCTCAAGGCCCCGCGCAAGTTTCAGAAACTGGGCGGCCGCCTGCCCAAGGGCGCGCTTCTGCTGGGCCCTCCGGGCACTGGCAAGACCCTGCTGGCGCGGGCCGTGGCCGGTGAGGCCGGGGTGCCGTTTTTCAGCATGAGCGGCTCGGACTTCGTCGAGATGTTCGTGGGCGTGGGAGCCTCGCGCGTACGCGACCTGTTCGAGCAGGGCAAGAGCCACGCCCCCTGCATCATCTTCATCGACGAGATCGACGCCGTGGGCCGTCACCGCGGCGCCGGGCTGGGCGGTGGGCATGACGAGCGCGAGCAGACTCTCAACCAGCTCCTGGTAGAGATGGACGGGTTCGAGTCGAACGAGGGCGTGATCCTGATCGCAGCCACCAACCGCCCGGATGTGCTGGACCCGGCGCTTCTGCGCCCGGGACGTTTCGACCGGCAGATCGTGGTCGACCGTCCGGACGTGCGCGGCCGCGAGGGCATCCTCAAGGTGCACATGAAGAATATCCCGATCGACGAGGACGTGGACGTGTCGGTGCTGGCCAAGGGCACGCCTGGTCTGAGCGGAGCGGAGCTGGAGAGCATCGTGAACGAGGCCGCGCTTCTGGCCGCCCGCCGCAACCGCGAGAAAGTCACCATGAAGGATATGGAGGACGCCAAGGACAAGGTGATGATGGGCGCCGAGCGCAAGAGCATGGTGATAAGCGATGAGGAAAAGCGCCAGATCGCGATCCACGAATCCGGGCATACATTGGTTCAGAAACTCACTCCCGGCGCCGACCCGGTGCACAAGGTGACTATCGTGGCGCGCGGCATGGCACTGGGCGTGACCCATTACCTGCCCGAGAAGGACCGTCATCTCTACAGCCGCCAGTGGTGCATGAACAACCTGGTCGCCCTGCTGGGCGGGCGCTGCGCCGAGCAGCTCGTGCTGGGCGAGATGACCACCGGAGCGGGCAACGACCTGGAGCGCGCCACCGCCCTGTCCCGGCGCATGGTCTGCAACTGGGGCATGAGCGAGCTGCTGGGGCCGCTGACTTTCGGCAAGAAAGAAGAGCAGATATTCCTGGGCCGCGAGATAGCCCAGCATCAGGACTACAGCGAGGCCACCGCCCGCCTGATCGACCGCGAGGTGCGCCGCTTCATCGATGAGGCCTACCAGCGGGCGATGGAACTACTGAAAGTCAACCGGGAAATCCTGGATATGATGGCCGCGGCGCTGCTCGAGCGCGAGGTGCTTGGGGCGGAGGAGATCGAGGCCCTGATCGAGCGGCGCGAGCTGCCGCCGCGTCAGCCCGAGAAAAAGGCCGAGGCGCCGGCCGCGGAAGCGCCGCCGGACACGGACAACCAGTCTGCCGCCGATGCCGCCGCCCCCGCTCCCAACAAGCGCCGTCGCCGCACCACCCGCACCGCCGGGTCGACCGTGGCTGCCTCCGAGACTGAGGCCAAGGCCGCCGAGGGCGGGGAGGAAGAGGAATCCCCGGCTGAAAAAGCCGAGTAG
- the tilS gene encoding tRNA lysidine(34) synthetase TilS — protein MSGQVSADIIALLEHVRREILDHALIRPGDRVLCAVSGGLDSMTLLDCLAALAPELGFSLVVASLDHGLRGAQSRAECELVAARSRELGLECRTGKVDTGAHCARTGLTVQEAARELRYAFLRSACRELGANRLALAHHRDDQAETVLMRLLSGSGLPGLAGMHYSAEEGFLIRPLLGIPRHDLEQYARARGLVWAEDPSNASTKYFRNRLRLELIPSIERNADPLFRERLDALGEACTELDSILESLAESRRAAALLPCAPDEAAFSCAALAALPTLLRRHIIRGAVRRSAGPDTILSGRPLAALERLVLCGPSGRRLDLPYGLGAQREFDRLRVAPAERLVVSAGLGMEGETALCLNRRTVVSLPGVNWELELQPAAWDESQAGALLRDSRALEAVFDLDALELPLSAGAWREGERITPFGATGGRKLKKAFLEARVPAGRRGSVPVVRDAAGRVIWAPGVARSALAPVNSSTRRALEIRARELHEGVSDTSDQH, from the coding sequence ATGAGCGGGCAGGTTTCCGCAGACATAATCGCTTTGCTGGAACACGTGCGGCGGGAAATCCTCGACCATGCGCTCATCCGGCCGGGGGACAGGGTCCTGTGCGCGGTTTCGGGCGGCCTGGACTCGATGACCCTGCTCGATTGTCTGGCCGCTCTGGCCCCGGAGCTGGGGTTCAGCCTGGTTGTGGCCAGCCTGGACCATGGCCTGCGCGGGGCGCAGTCCCGCGCCGAGTGTGAGCTGGTGGCCGCGCGCAGCCGTGAGCTGGGGCTTGAGTGCCGCACCGGGAAGGTGGATACGGGCGCGCATTGCGCGCGAACCGGCCTCACCGTCCAGGAGGCGGCCCGCGAGTTGCGCTACGCTTTCCTGCGCTCGGCTTGCCGCGAGCTGGGCGCGAACCGTCTTGCCCTGGCCCATCACCGGGACGACCAGGCCGAGACCGTGCTGATGCGCCTTTTGTCGGGCAGCGGCCTGCCCGGCTTGGCCGGGATGCACTACAGCGCGGAGGAGGGGTTCCTCATCCGCCCGCTGCTCGGCATCCCCCGTCATGATCTGGAACAGTACGCCCGTGCTCGGGGCCTGGTCTGGGCAGAGGACCCCTCCAACGCCAGTACGAAATATTTCCGCAACCGCCTGCGCCTGGAGCTGATCCCGTCGATCGAGCGCAACGCGGACCCGTTGTTCCGTGAGCGCCTGGACGCCCTGGGAGAGGCCTGCACCGAGCTGGATTCCATCCTGGAAAGCCTGGCGGAAAGTCGGCGTGCGGCGGCCCTGCTGCCCTGCGCACCGGATGAGGCGGCTTTCAGTTGCGCGGCCCTGGCCGCCCTTCCCACCCTTCTGCGTCGGCACATCATCCGCGGAGCGGTGCGCCGCAGCGCCGGGCCGGACACAATCCTCTCGGGCCGTCCCCTGGCCGCCCTGGAGCGTCTGGTCCTCTGCGGCCCCAGCGGCCGCAGGCTCGACCTTCCCTATGGCCTGGGCGCGCAGCGCGAGTTTGACCGCCTGCGCGTGGCTCCGGCGGAAAGGCTCGTTGTCAGCGCCGGTTTAGGTATGGAGGGGGAGACCGCTCTGTGCCTGAACCGCCGCACCGTGGTCAGTCTGCCTGGGGTGAACTGGGAACTTGAGCTTCAGCCAGCCGCCTGGGATGAGTCGCAGGCCGGGGCGCTGCTACGGGACAGCCGGGCCCTGGAGGCGGTGTTCGACCTCGACGCTTTGGAGTTGCCCCTGAGCGCCGGCGCCTGGCGCGAGGGTGAGCGGATCACGCCTTTCGGCGCCACGGGTGGGCGCAAGCTGAAAAAAGCTTTCCTCGAAGCGCGGGTCCCGGCGGGTCGGCGCGGGAGTGTCCCGGTGGTTCGGGACGCGGCCGGGCGGGTCATCTGGGCGCCGGGCGTGGCGCGCTCGGCCCTGGCCCCGGTCAACTCCTCCACGCGTCGGGCCTTGGAAATTCGGGCACGCGAACTGCATGAGGGTGTATCAGATACGTCTGACCAGCATTGA
- a CDS encoding HEPN domain-containing protein, which yields MKEMFLDLAKYRIQRAFENKGDAELLLKSEKVCDSVNRIYQANYYAVKSLLAIKMKDSSKHQIVLQMFNENFLTNGTIPREYGEIVERSYRMRGEGDHRTEVRLERRDAENLLRDCERFLCYVREHLKQIILANPRKAGEGLDEMEECGGGGGGGAAGQKRRR from the coding sequence ATGAAGGAAATGTTCCTGGACCTGGCTAAGTACCGTATCCAGAGAGCGTTCGAGAACAAGGGCGATGCCGAGCTTCTGCTTAAGAGCGAGAAGGTCTGTGACTCGGTGAACCGTATATACCAGGCCAATTACTACGCGGTCAAGTCGCTGCTGGCGATCAAGATGAAAGACTCGTCCAAACACCAGATCGTCCTGCAGATGTTCAACGAGAACTTTCTGACCAACGGCACTATCCCCCGCGAGTACGGCGAGATCGTGGAGCGCAGCTACCGCATGCGCGGTGAGGGCGACCACCGCACCGAGGTGCGCCTGGAGCGCCGGGATGCCGAAAACCTGCTGCGCGACTGCGAGCGCTTTCTCTGCTACGTGCGCGAGCACCTGAAGCAGATAATCCTGGCCAACCCGCGCAAGGCCGGCGAGGGCCTGGATGAGATGGAGGAGTGCGGCGGCGGTGGCGGCGGCGGTGCGGCCGGTCAGAAAAGAAGGCGGTAG
- a CDS encoding formate--tetrahydrofolate ligase, which translates to MPNVPSDIDIAQAATIRPIQEVASQLGLEPESLDLYGHYKAKVGLEHAAAGGRQGHLVLVTALNPTPAGEGKTTVSCGLAQALKRQGRKVALCLREPSLGPVMGIKGGAAGGGYAQVIPMEDINLHFTGDIHAVTAAHNLLSALIDNQLQQGNPLGLDPRRVTWPRAMDMNDRALRNVTVGLGGPLNGVPREEHFIISVASEVMAILCLACDLDDLSARLGRIIVGYTFGRKPVTAGDLEAHGAMAMLLKDALKPNLVQTLENGPAFVHGGPFANIAHGCNSLAATRTALALADWVVTEAGFGAELGAEKFFDIKCRAGALRPECAVLVASARALKHHGGAKLEALKEENLEALERGLPNLEKHLENLAKFGVPVVVALNRFVQDSPAELDRIADFCAGKGASCALAEVWEKGAAGGMDLADKVVAAVESGKADFRVLYELEDTIRHKIETLAGEIYGAEGVDFTIEAKKQIQAIEEIGLGGLPVCVAKTQYSLSDNPLLLGRPRDFRITVRAVTPSAGAGFLVALTGEVMTMPGLPKTPAAARMRVDNSGKVYGLF; encoded by the coding sequence GTGCCCAACGTTCCGTCGGACATAGACATCGCCCAGGCAGCAACGATTCGGCCCATCCAGGAGGTGGCCTCCCAGCTCGGCCTGGAGCCGGAAAGCCTGGATCTGTATGGGCACTACAAGGCCAAGGTCGGGCTGGAGCATGCCGCCGCGGGCGGCCGCCAGGGCCACCTGGTGCTGGTCACAGCGCTCAATCCCACCCCGGCCGGCGAGGGCAAGACCACTGTCTCCTGCGGCCTGGCCCAGGCCCTCAAGCGCCAGGGGCGCAAGGTTGCGCTCTGCCTGCGCGAGCCCTCCCTGGGCCCGGTGATGGGGATCAAGGGCGGAGCGGCCGGCGGCGGCTACGCCCAGGTGATCCCGATGGAGGACATCAACCTGCATTTCACGGGTGACATCCACGCGGTCACCGCGGCCCACAACCTTCTGAGCGCTCTGATCGACAACCAGCTCCAGCAGGGCAACCCGCTGGGCCTCGACCCGCGGCGGGTCACCTGGCCGCGTGCCATGGACATGAACGACCGCGCCCTGCGCAACGTGACCGTGGGCCTGGGCGGCCCCCTGAACGGCGTCCCCCGCGAGGAGCATTTCATTATCAGCGTGGCCAGCGAGGTAATGGCGATCCTCTGCCTGGCCTGCGACCTGGATGACCTGAGCGCGCGCCTGGGGCGGATTATCGTCGGCTACACGTTCGGGCGCAAGCCGGTCACCGCAGGCGATCTGGAGGCCCACGGCGCGATGGCCATGCTGCTCAAGGACGCGCTCAAACCCAACCTGGTCCAGACCCTGGAAAACGGCCCGGCATTCGTGCACGGGGGGCCGTTCGCCAACATCGCCCACGGCTGCAACAGCCTGGCCGCCACCCGCACCGCCCTGGCCCTGGCCGACTGGGTGGTGACCGAGGCCGGGTTCGGCGCCGAACTGGGGGCCGAGAAATTCTTCGACATCAAGTGCCGCGCCGGGGCTCTGCGCCCGGAGTGCGCGGTGCTGGTAGCCAGCGCCCGGGCGCTCAAGCACCACGGCGGGGCCAAGCTGGAGGCCCTGAAAGAGGAAAACCTGGAGGCCCTGGAGCGCGGGCTGCCCAACCTGGAAAAACATCTGGAGAACCTGGCAAAGTTCGGGGTTCCGGTGGTGGTGGCGCTCAACCGCTTCGTCCAGGACAGCCCGGCCGAGCTGGACCGGATCGCGGATTTCTGCGCCGGCAAAGGCGCGAGCTGCGCCCTGGCCGAGGTCTGGGAGAAAGGCGCCGCGGGCGGGATGGACCTGGCCGATAAGGTGGTCGCGGCGGTGGAGTCGGGAAAGGCCGATTTCCGGGTGCTCTACGAGCTTGAGGATACGATCCGGCACAAGATCGAGACCCTTGCCGGCGAGATTTACGGGGCCGAGGGCGTGGATTTCACCATCGAGGCGAAAAAGCAGATCCAGGCCATCGAGGAGATCGGCCTGGGCGGCCTGCCGGTCTGCGTGGCTAAAACACAGTATTCTCTGTCGGACAACCCGCTGCTTCTGGGCCGTCCGCGGGACTTCCGGATCACCGTGCGCGCGGTCACGCCCAGCGCCGGAGCCGGGTTCCTGGTGGCCCTGACCGGCGAGGTGATGACCATGCCCGGGCTGCCCAAGACCCCGGCCGCGGCCCGCATGCGGGTGGACAACAGCGGCAAGGTGTACGGGCTGTTCTAA
- a CDS encoding sugar isomerase domain-containing protein — MNGIELYLEYVSRCLKQVTTEEDGALDRAARAMVERFRAGRVVHIYGPGVHSQIAAEDAFCRKGGLIPINALLDFGLSAANGIRFTHHLEGQAAHADACLAQYGLVAGDVLIVANAYGFNAVCVQAAIRARDLGAKVIAVTCPAYSRAVPAGAANAHPSGKRLFEVADIVIDNHMDPAETAVPVPGHPNLKVGAVATILHSFIINCLVIRVAEIMAAAGEVPPVVAVNDQAHTDRIRAGFAPQMRHF; from the coding sequence ATGAACGGAATCGAACTGTATCTCGAATATGTCAGCCGTTGCCTGAAGCAGGTCACGACCGAGGAGGACGGGGCCCTGGACCGGGCGGCCCGGGCCATGGTCGAACGCTTTCGCGCCGGACGGGTGGTGCATATCTACGGTCCCGGTGTGCACAGCCAGATCGCGGCGGAGGACGCTTTCTGCCGCAAGGGCGGGCTGATCCCGATCAACGCCCTGCTCGATTTCGGGCTGAGCGCGGCCAACGGCATCCGTTTCACCCATCACCTGGAGGGGCAGGCCGCCCACGCGGATGCCTGCCTGGCCCAGTACGGCCTGGTAGCGGGCGATGTGCTGATAGTGGCCAACGCCTACGGTTTCAACGCGGTCTGCGTGCAGGCCGCAATTCGCGCCCGCGATCTGGGGGCCAAGGTGATCGCGGTCACCTGCCCGGCCTACTCGCGCGCCGTGCCCGCCGGAGCGGCCAACGCCCATCCCTCCGGCAAGCGCCTGTTCGAGGTGGCGGACATCGTGATCGACAACCACATGGACCCGGCCGAGACCGCGGTCCCGGTGCCGGGCCACCCGAACCTGAAGGTCGGGGCGGTGGCCACGATCCTGCACTCGTTCATAATCAACTGCCTGGTGATCCGGGTGGCCGAGATCATGGCCGCCGCGGGCGAGGTCCCGCCGGTGGTGGCGGTCAACGATCAGGCCCACACCGACCGCATCCGGGCCGGTTTCGCCCCGCAGATGCGCCATTTCTGA
- a CDS encoding OmpA family protein, producing MPDYDDRCPDTPRGVAVTPDGCPLDTDGDGVPDYLDKCPETGKGVKVDAQGCQVVEAASNVVDIYFDLGRALVKREFFSRLDSLARDLAASGENVNVIGFTDQKGTVSYNQELSDRRAQAVRDYLVSRGVKAAQIKIAGKGKFPLEKTAGAPSSAEQRTATIRMREQ from the coding sequence GTGCCGGACTACGATGACCGTTGCCCGGACACGCCGCGTGGGGTGGCTGTGACTCCGGACGGCTGCCCGCTGGACACGGACGGGGACGGGGTGCCGGACTATCTGGACAAGTGCCCGGAGACCGGCAAGGGCGTTAAAGTGGACGCCCAGGGCTGCCAGGTGGTCGAGGCCGCCTCCAACGTGGTGGACATCTATTTCGACCTGGGACGCGCCCTGGTCAAGCGTGAGTTTTTCAGCCGTCTTGACAGCCTGGCCCGCGACCTGGCTGCCAGCGGCGAGAACGTGAACGTGATCGGCTTTACGGACCAGAAAGGTACGGTCAGCTACAACCAGGAGCTGTCCGACCGCCGCGCCCAGGCGGTGCGGGATTATCTGGTCAGCCGCGGGGTGAAAGCGGCCCAGATCAAGATCGCAGGCAAGGGCAAGTTCCCGCTGGAGAAAACAGCCGGAGCGCCCAGCAGCGCCGAGCAGCGCACGGCCACGATCCGCATGCGCGAGCAGTAG
- a CDS encoding valine--tRNA ligase, with amino-acid sequence MPTNEMQKQYDPKEVEGKWYEFWDEKGYFKADPESEKPSFTIVIPPPNVTGVLHMGHALNETIQDILIRSRKMRGCETLWVPGVDHAGIATQNVVEKRLAAQGRNRHQMGREALLDEVWTWKNDRERIIIDQLKAMGCACDWSRYRFTMDERLSRAVRRVFVRLYEKGLVYRGKYIINWCPRCQTALADEEVDHTPSAGKLYHIQYPFADGGGRITVATTRPETMLGDTAVAVNPEDERYKALVGRELELPLTGRKIPIIADSHVDPAFGTGLVKVTPAHDPNDFEIGLRHNLQQIAVMNPDGTMSAAAGEQFAGLDRFACRRKVLELLGAQGLLEKTEEHQHAVGHCYRCDTVIEPYVSTQWFVKMKPLAEPALEVVRQGKVKFHPERWTKIYFDWLENIRDWCISRQIWWGHQIPVWYCEACGKVIVAEQDPDKCPDCGSERLRQDPDVLDTWFSSQLWPFSTLGWPERTRDLERFYPTSVLSTAPEIIFFWVARMIMAGLEFMGEAPFSDVYLHGTVRDETGRKMSKSLGNAVDPLELIGEFGADAMRFTLISIAATGTDLYLSTEKFHLGRNFANKLWNASRFVLMNFPEDFDPTGSGPFEARREELAERWILSRLDRTARDVTAALDSFRLNDAASAVYSFLWGDYCDWYIELSKASIAAGGEQAERARTVLWTVLESALRLLHPFMPFITEDIWQRLPHSGESILQRPWVETSNSRQDEAAEAEMKLVQDIVVAVRNIRGEMGVPPGRPAELRIATADSRLRESVQLHAGIIRRMATVEGIEFIPAGARPAASAVAVLGSSELFVPLEGLIDLDKEREKLRREAERVSGLLTAVEAKLANTNFTGRAPAEVIAKERDKAQSYRDSLERLHLNLTRLGG; translated from the coding sequence ATGCCGACAAACGAGATGCAGAAGCAGTACGACCCGAAAGAGGTCGAGGGCAAGTGGTACGAGTTCTGGGATGAAAAAGGGTATTTCAAGGCCGACCCGGAATCGGAGAAACCCTCTTTCACCATCGTCATCCCGCCACCCAACGTGACCGGCGTGCTTCACATGGGCCACGCCCTGAACGAGACGATCCAGGACATCCTGATCCGCAGCCGGAAGATGCGCGGCTGCGAGACCCTCTGGGTGCCGGGAGTGGACCATGCCGGTATCGCCACCCAGAACGTGGTGGAAAAGCGCCTGGCCGCCCAGGGCAGGAACCGTCACCAGATGGGCCGCGAGGCGCTGCTGGATGAGGTCTGGACCTGGAAGAACGACCGCGAGCGGATCATCATCGACCAGCTCAAGGCCATGGGCTGCGCCTGCGACTGGAGCCGCTACCGTTTCACCATGGATGAGCGCCTCTCGCGGGCCGTGCGGCGGGTGTTCGTTCGACTGTACGAGAAAGGCCTGGTCTACCGCGGCAAGTACATCATCAACTGGTGCCCGCGCTGCCAGACCGCCCTGGCGGATGAGGAGGTGGACCACACCCCCTCGGCCGGCAAGCTCTACCACATCCAGTACCCGTTCGCCGATGGCGGTGGACGGATCACCGTGGCCACCACCCGTCCGGAAACCATGCTGGGCGACACCGCAGTGGCGGTGAACCCGGAGGATGAGCGCTACAAGGCCCTGGTCGGGCGCGAGCTGGAGCTGCCTCTCACCGGGCGCAAGATTCCGATCATCGCCGACAGCCACGTGGACCCGGCGTTCGGCACCGGGCTGGTCAAGGTGACCCCGGCCCACGACCCCAACGATTTCGAGATCGGCCTGCGCCACAACCTTCAGCAGATCGCGGTGATGAACCCGGACGGCACGATGAGCGCCGCGGCCGGGGAGCAGTTCGCGGGCCTGGACCGTTTCGCCTGCCGCAGGAAAGTGCTGGAGCTTCTGGGCGCGCAAGGCCTGCTGGAGAAGACCGAGGAGCACCAGCACGCGGTGGGCCACTGCTACCGCTGCGACACGGTGATCGAGCCCTATGTGAGCACCCAGTGGTTCGTCAAGATGAAACCCCTGGCCGAGCCAGCCCTGGAGGTGGTGCGCCAGGGCAAGGTGAAATTCCATCCAGAGCGCTGGACCAAGATTTATTTCGACTGGCTGGAGAACATCCGCGACTGGTGCATCAGCCGTCAGATCTGGTGGGGCCACCAGATTCCGGTCTGGTACTGCGAGGCCTGCGGCAAGGTGATCGTGGCCGAGCAGGACCCCGACAAATGCCCGGACTGCGGCTCCGAGCGCCTGCGCCAGGACCCGGATGTCCTGGACACCTGGTTCTCCAGCCAGCTCTGGCCGTTTTCCACCCTGGGCTGGCCCGAGCGCACCCGTGACCTGGAGCGTTTCTACCCGACCAGCGTGCTTTCGACCGCGCCGGAGATCATTTTCTTCTGGGTGGCGCGCATGATCATGGCCGGCCTGGAGTTCATGGGCGAGGCGCCGTTCAGCGATGTCTACCTGCACGGGACGGTGCGGGATGAGACCGGGCGCAAGATGAGCAAGTCGCTGGGCAACGCGGTGGACCCGCTGGAGCTGATCGGCGAGTTCGGGGCGGACGCCATGCGTTTCACCCTGATCTCGATCGCCGCCACGGGTACGGACCTCTACCTGTCCACCGAGAAATTCCACCTGGGGCGCAATTTCGCCAACAAGCTCTGGAACGCCAGCCGTTTCGTGCTGATGAATTTCCCGGAGGATTTCGACCCCACCGGCAGCGGCCCGTTCGAGGCGCGGCGGGAGGAGCTGGCCGAGCGCTGGATATTGAGCCGTCTGGACCGCACCGCGCGCGATGTCACCGCGGCCCTGGACAGTTTCCGCCTGAACGACGCCGCTTCGGCGGTCTACTCGTTCCTCTGGGGTGACTATTGCGACTGGTACATCGAGCTGAGCAAGGCCAGCATCGCCGCGGGCGGCGAGCAGGCCGAGCGGGCGCGCACCGTGCTCTGGACCGTGCTGGAGAGCGCCCTGCGCCTGTTGCACCCGTTCATGCCGTTCATCACCGAGGACATCTGGCAACGCCTTCCGCACTCTGGAGAATCTATCCTCCAGCGCCCCTGGGTTGAGACCTCCAACTCGCGGCAGGATGAGGCGGCCGAGGCCGAGATGAAGCTGGTCCAGGATATCGTGGTGGCGGTGCGCAACATCCGCGGCGAGATGGGCGTGCCCCCGGGACGACCGGCCGAGCTGCGTATCGCCACCGCGGACAGCCGTCTGCGCGAGAGCGTCCAATTGCATGCCGGGATCATTCGCCGCATGGCCACGGTGGAGGGGATCGAGTTCATCCCCGCCGGCGCGCGGCCCGCGGCCAGCGCCGTGGCGGTGCTCGGCTCCAGCGAGCTGTTCGTGCCCCTGGAGGGCCTGATCGACCTGGACAAGGAGCGCGAGAAACTGCGCCGCGAGGCCGAACGTGTTTCGGGCCTTCTGACCGCGGTGGAGGCCAAGCTCGCCAACACCAATTTCACCGGCCGCGCCCCGGCCGAGGTGATCGCCAAGGAGCGCGACAAGGCCCAGAGCTACCGCGACTCCCTGGAGCGTCTGCACCTGAACCTGACCCGCCTGGGCGGTTGA
- the bla gene encoding subclass B1 metallo-beta-lactamase codes for MKRIRILILLLAAAVVWVGALSAQDNAVKLTDDLEVTKLSDNVYLHVSYKDLPQYGGRVPANGLVYVNQGRAFMIDTPWDDALTGRLIDWVQDSLHVKLDVVVPTHWHADCMGGLAEVQRRGIASFALDKTCAIARSKGLPVPQHEFSAELRKKFGSRMVICYYPGAGHTVDNIVVYLPAEKILFGGCLVKELKAKGLGNLEDAVVDAWPHSLNNVLKRFPGCRLVAPGHGACGDPGLIRHTLELTAQPR; via the coding sequence ATGAAAAGAATTCGAATTCTGATCCTCCTGCTGGCGGCCGCCGTTGTCTGGGTGGGCGCTCTGTCCGCCCAGGACAATGCGGTGAAGTTGACAGACGACCTGGAAGTGACAAAGCTTTCGGACAATGTCTACCTCCACGTCTCGTACAAGGACCTGCCCCAGTACGGCGGCCGGGTGCCGGCCAACGGCCTGGTGTATGTGAACCAGGGCCGGGCGTTCATGATCGACACGCCTTGGGACGACGCGCTGACCGGCCGATTGATAGACTGGGTGCAGGACAGCCTGCACGTGAAGCTCGATGTGGTGGTCCCCACGCACTGGCACGCCGACTGCATGGGCGGCCTGGCCGAGGTGCAGCGCCGGGGGATCGCCTCGTTCGCCCTGGACAAGACCTGCGCGATAGCGAGGTCGAAAGGGCTGCCCGTGCCGCAGCATGAATTCTCGGCCGAGCTGCGCAAGAAGTTCGGAAGCCGGATGGTTATCTGCTACTATCCCGGAGCCGGGCACACGGTTGACAACATTGTGGTCTATCTGCCGGCCGAGAAAATCCTTTTCGGCGGCTGCCTGGTCAAGGAACTGAAAGCCAAGGGGCTGGGCAACCTGGAAGATGCGGTCGTGGACGCCTGGCCGCATTCGCTGAACAATGTCCTTAAGCGTTTCCCGGGCTGCAGGCTTGTGGCGCCGGGGCATGGGGCCTGTGGGGACCCGGGCCTGATCCGTCACACCCTGGAGTTGACCGCGCAGCCGCGCTGA